Proteins encoded in a region of the Myxococcus guangdongensis genome:
- a CDS encoding RiPP maturation radical SAM C-methyltransferase, producing MSGDSVQVRFVVAPFLPEHQPALGVSTLIGVLGRSGIQADVRYLNVQFMRQIGWELYYYLSYATPPEILAGEMAFLPASPDLLLGEMVFAPALWGDAASNWEEYADRLTPLLEVKQHTEGATSGGARREQALHWGRARELIRALREDSPRIVRQWAQDILADKPRVIGFTSTFQQSVASLALAKELRRLLPREELTLIMGGANCEADMGKALSDNFPFMDHVVSGEGEGVIVDLVKGVLDRRSGRPQPRYVAAPPFEAMDTLPMPDFDHYFDAIKDMPMAKRANLTAESSRGCWWGAKSHCTFCGLNGSGMAYRSKDPGRFVQELRTLAGRYGFNFFMMADNILDLKYIKSVFPALIEQGDEITMFYETKSNLRKDQLELMVAGGVTELQPGIESLSTPILELMDKGTTRLQNIQLIKWCEEFDINVNWNILFGFPGEAPEEYAEMARLMPSLVHLPPPGGCGRIRMDRFAPYWKTPEKYNLKNVRQKWAYDYVYAALPAEERRRIAYYFDYDLEGDIDPTVYLQDTLKRTEEWRDGYSRGVTLELKTRDGVSHVLDTRGGTSLETAVTVDGVRLLKAMDSIQSARVGLEKVNESREGGPMSAADFDAMLARFLEWGWVIREGAKHLSLVLDRTERQRIIDLKMAAQLGTIDWARLGARPAVSPGPAQLVASST from the coding sequence GTGTCTGGTGATTCCGTTCAGGTCCGCTTCGTCGTCGCTCCCTTCCTCCCCGAACACCAGCCCGCGCTGGGCGTGAGCACGCTGATAGGGGTGCTCGGGAGGAGCGGCATCCAGGCGGATGTCCGCTACCTCAACGTCCAGTTCATGCGACAGATTGGGTGGGAGCTCTACTACTACCTCTCCTACGCCACGCCCCCGGAGATCCTCGCGGGGGAGATGGCCTTCCTCCCGGCCTCGCCGGACTTGTTGTTGGGGGAGATGGTCTTCGCTCCGGCGCTGTGGGGAGACGCGGCCTCGAACTGGGAGGAGTACGCGGACCGCCTGACCCCGCTGCTGGAGGTGAAGCAGCACACGGAGGGCGCCACCTCGGGAGGCGCGCGGCGTGAGCAGGCGTTGCATTGGGGACGCGCCCGCGAGCTCATTCGCGCCCTGCGTGAGGACAGCCCTCGTATCGTCAGGCAGTGGGCGCAGGACATCCTCGCGGACAAGCCGCGTGTCATCGGCTTCACCTCGACGTTCCAGCAGAGCGTCGCCTCGCTCGCGTTGGCGAAGGAGCTGCGCCGGCTGCTCCCGCGCGAGGAGCTGACGCTCATCATGGGGGGCGCCAACTGCGAGGCCGACATGGGCAAGGCGCTCTCGGACAACTTCCCCTTCATGGACCACGTGGTCTCGGGGGAGGGCGAGGGCGTCATCGTCGACCTGGTCAAGGGCGTGCTGGATCGTCGGAGCGGACGCCCGCAGCCTCGCTACGTGGCCGCGCCGCCATTCGAAGCCATGGACACGCTGCCGATGCCGGACTTCGACCACTACTTCGACGCCATCAAGGACATGCCGATGGCCAAGCGCGCCAACCTGACGGCGGAGTCGTCGCGGGGCTGCTGGTGGGGAGCCAAGTCGCACTGCACCTTCTGCGGCCTCAACGGCTCCGGCATGGCGTACCGGAGCAAGGACCCGGGGCGCTTCGTCCAGGAGCTGCGCACGCTGGCGGGGCGCTACGGCTTCAACTTCTTCATGATGGCCGACAACATCCTGGACCTGAAATACATCAAGTCGGTGTTCCCCGCGCTCATCGAGCAGGGGGATGAAATCACCATGTTCTATGAGACGAAGAGCAACCTCCGGAAGGATCAGCTCGAGCTCATGGTCGCCGGTGGTGTCACCGAGTTGCAGCCGGGCATCGAGAGCCTCAGCACGCCCATCCTCGAGCTGATGGACAAGGGCACCACGCGCCTGCAGAACATCCAGCTCATCAAGTGGTGCGAGGAGTTCGACATCAACGTGAACTGGAACATCCTCTTCGGCTTCCCGGGCGAGGCACCCGAGGAGTACGCGGAGATGGCCCGGCTGATGCCCTCGCTGGTCCATCTGCCGCCGCCTGGGGGATGCGGGCGCATCCGCATGGACCGGTTCGCGCCGTATTGGAAGACGCCGGAGAAGTACAACCTCAAGAACGTCCGCCAGAAGTGGGCGTATGACTATGTCTACGCCGCGCTGCCCGCTGAGGAGCGCCGGCGCATCGCCTACTACTTCGACTACGACCTCGAGGGCGACATCGACCCGACGGTCTATCTCCAGGACACGCTGAAGCGGACCGAGGAGTGGCGCGACGGGTACAGCCGCGGTGTGACGCTCGAGCTGAAGACGCGCGATGGCGTGTCCCATGTGCTGGACACGCGGGGCGGGACATCACTGGAGACGGCGGTGACGGTGGACGGTGTCCGGCTGTTGAAGGCGATGGACTCCATCCAGAGTGCTCGCGTCGGGCTCGAGAAGGTGAACGAGTCGCGAGAGGGAGGCCCGATGTCCGCGGCGGACTTCGACGCGATGCTCGCGCGGTTCCTGGAGTGGGGTTGGGTCATCCGCGAGGGCGCGAAGCACCTGAGCCTCGTGCTCGACCGCACGGAGCGCCAGCGCATCATCGACCTGAAGATGGCCGCGCAGCTGGGCACCATCGACTGGGCCCGTCTGGGGGCCAGGCCCGCCGTGAGCCCTGGCCCCGCGCAGCTCGTCGCCTCTTCGACCTAG
- a CDS encoding type I polyketide synthase: MGSSTPAFLRDHAVYGQLVVPGAAYVEMGLAAGLSLFGATGGVVDELGFSQALFLPDEGERRVQLLYTPEGDRAGRFEIFSQESTGGDAEPSWTLHAHGKLRAATRESGGRVDLQALRAALDTEVAVGGYYEKLGKAGLAYGPSFRAIRGLWRGGSEVLGQLALSGAAVVDVERYVLAPALLDACFQMVGAVLEEEGDAAYLPVEVGSVQVRMAGVREVWAHARMSRDEDSKAPGYTCDLELFTADGEPVAVVERLRLQRVGRDGFLGVRSKRLQSWLYELEWRDAPLVESTPSAAQEVVPFGLILEDGAGVGRRLAECLQGRGWRVETVTRERAFDRERAEALLAMREGTAPVHIVDLWSLDVAEPDVPGAALAHGARALELAQALVRSPKGATSLWLVTRGAQAAVEGEPLSGPTGSVLWGLGKAIVREHPELQCRRVDLDTSAPEHEVEQLRDELLGGGDEEVALRGRSRRVPRLVRSRRLKLSSGEPAVTLRPDASYLVTGGLGGLGLAVAERLVERGARHLVLMGRRAPDVEARARLAVLTEQGVEVRTLACDVSVASDLERAIEGIQPPIRGVVHAAGVIDDGLLMQMTPARFASVFAAKVSGGWNLHRVFQGASIDFFVLFSSAASMIGSAGQSSYVAANAFLDALAHLRRAEGLPGLSLDWGAWSEVGAAAEQSLQRRMEQQGFGVIPPADGLRIFEQALGLGGQLGILPVDWAVLGRRGRSVLYEDFVAQPSAAAGEDLRAKLERLPPTERRGELRAHVGGLVNGVLGRPLTESLDPGQGFFDLGMDSLMSVELRNVLQRSLGVSLPATVAFDNPTVNALVDHLAREVLGLQEQVAPTRQLVEDADLEALLSDVDDLADGDVQDLLRRRR, from the coding sequence CTGGGGTCGTCCACGCCCGCGTTCCTCCGAGACCACGCCGTGTACGGGCAGCTCGTCGTGCCAGGAGCGGCGTACGTGGAGATGGGGCTCGCCGCTGGCCTGTCGCTGTTCGGTGCGACGGGAGGCGTCGTCGACGAGCTCGGGTTCTCCCAGGCCCTCTTCCTCCCCGACGAAGGGGAGCGCCGCGTGCAGTTGCTCTACACGCCGGAGGGAGACCGCGCGGGGAGGTTCGAGATCTTCAGCCAGGAATCGACAGGCGGTGACGCCGAGCCGTCATGGACGCTTCATGCCCACGGCAAGCTCCGCGCGGCGACGCGAGAGTCGGGAGGACGTGTCGACCTCCAGGCGTTGCGGGCGGCGCTCGACACCGAAGTGGCCGTGGGTGGCTACTACGAGAAGCTGGGCAAGGCGGGCCTCGCCTATGGCCCCAGCTTCCGCGCGATTCGAGGGCTGTGGCGCGGTGGGAGCGAGGTGCTGGGGCAGCTCGCTCTGTCTGGCGCGGCCGTGGTGGATGTGGAGCGCTACGTCCTCGCGCCCGCGCTCCTGGATGCCTGCTTCCAGATGGTGGGGGCCGTCCTGGAGGAAGAGGGGGATGCCGCCTATCTGCCTGTCGAAGTCGGAAGCGTCCAGGTGCGGATGGCGGGAGTCCGTGAGGTCTGGGCGCACGCGCGGATGTCGCGCGACGAGGACTCGAAGGCGCCTGGCTACACGTGTGACCTGGAGCTGTTCACCGCGGACGGCGAGCCCGTGGCCGTGGTGGAGCGACTGCGTCTACAGCGCGTCGGTCGCGACGGATTCCTGGGGGTGAGGAGCAAACGCTTGCAGAGCTGGCTCTATGAGCTGGAGTGGCGAGACGCTCCGTTGGTGGAGTCGACCCCATCGGCAGCGCAGGAGGTCGTGCCCTTCGGCCTCATCCTCGAGGATGGGGCGGGGGTAGGGCGCCGCCTCGCGGAGTGTCTCCAGGGACGTGGCTGGCGTGTGGAGACCGTTACGAGAGAGCGGGCCTTCGACCGCGAGCGCGCCGAGGCGCTCCTCGCGATGCGTGAAGGCACGGCGCCGGTGCACATCGTCGACCTCTGGAGTCTGGATGTCGCGGAGCCCGATGTTCCCGGGGCGGCCCTGGCGCATGGCGCGCGAGCGTTGGAGCTGGCACAGGCCCTCGTGCGTTCCCCAAAGGGGGCGACGTCGCTGTGGCTGGTGACGCGCGGTGCACAGGCCGCTGTCGAAGGAGAGCCACTCTCGGGCCCGACGGGCTCGGTCCTGTGGGGGCTCGGCAAGGCGATTGTCCGCGAGCATCCGGAGCTCCAGTGCCGTCGAGTGGACCTGGACACGAGTGCTCCTGAGCACGAAGTGGAGCAATTGCGAGACGAACTGCTCGGAGGGGGCGATGAGGAGGTGGCCCTTCGAGGTCGAAGTCGCCGCGTTCCGCGACTGGTGCGCAGCCGTCGACTGAAGTTGTCGAGCGGGGAGCCCGCAGTCACGCTGCGTCCAGATGCGAGTTACCTCGTCACAGGTGGGCTCGGTGGACTGGGGCTCGCCGTGGCGGAGCGACTGGTGGAGCGTGGGGCGCGACATCTCGTCTTGATGGGGCGCAGGGCTCCGGACGTGGAAGCACGCGCGCGACTGGCGGTGCTGACGGAGCAGGGCGTGGAGGTCCGGACGCTCGCCTGTGACGTGTCCGTGGCTTCTGACCTCGAGCGAGCCATCGAGGGAATTCAGCCGCCCATCCGAGGCGTGGTGCATGCCGCGGGTGTCATCGACGACGGGCTGTTGATGCAGATGACGCCCGCGCGGTTCGCGAGTGTGTTCGCCGCCAAGGTCTCTGGCGGATGGAATCTGCACCGTGTGTTCCAAGGGGCGTCGATCGACTTCTTCGTCCTCTTCTCCTCGGCGGCCTCGATGATTGGCTCCGCCGGTCAGTCGAGTTACGTGGCCGCCAATGCGTTCCTGGACGCGCTGGCGCACCTGCGTCGGGCCGAGGGGCTGCCCGGCCTGAGCCTCGACTGGGGTGCCTGGTCCGAGGTGGGCGCCGCCGCGGAGCAGTCACTCCAGCGGCGCATGGAGCAGCAGGGCTTCGGCGTGATTCCTCCAGCGGATGGGCTGCGCATCTTCGAGCAGGCGCTGGGCCTGGGAGGCCAGCTCGGCATCCTGCCAGTGGACTGGGCCGTGCTCGGAAGGCGGGGCCGTTCCGTGTTGTACGAGGACTTCGTCGCGCAGCCGAGCGCGGCTGCAGGCGAAGACCTGCGAGCGAAGCTGGAGCGCCTGCCGCCCACCGAGCGCCGCGGCGAGCTGCGCGCGCACGTGGGGGGCCTGGTGAACGGTGTGTTGGGGCGGCCGCTGACGGAGTCGTTGGACCCGGGTCAGGGCTTCTTCGACTTGGGCATGGACTCGCTGATGTCCGTGGAGCTGCGCAACGTCCTCCAGCGAAGCCTGGGTGTCTCGTTGCCCGCGACGGTCGCCTTCGACAATCCCACGGTGAACGCGCTCGTGGACCATCTCGCGAGAGAGGTGCTGGGGCTGCAGGAGCAGGTGGCGCCCACGAGGCAGCTCGTCGAGGACGCGGACCTGGAGGCGCTCTTGTCCGACGTGGATGACCTGGCCGATGGGGACGTCCAGGACCTGCTGCGCCGCCGCCGCTGA
- a CDS encoding type I polyketide synthase, producing the protein MTTDSTTPRLSDLPPLKLALLARKVESKLAMALSEPIAIIGMGLRFPGGADTPESFWELLKEGREAIAPIPSSRWDVDAYYDPTPGTPGKMYTRHGAFIRGVEDFDPQFFGISPREASRMDPHQRLLLEVTWEALERAGLSAADLKGSSTGVFVGMMNEDFSHLMTDATQIDLHTASGSGLSVAAGRLAYSLGLQGPTMAVDAACSSSLVTVHLACQSLRTRECDLALAGGISLILSPLTSVVNCAMRMLSAKGRCSTFDASADGFVRGEGCGMLVLKRLSDAVADRDPILALLRGSATNHSGQSSGLTVPNGNALAKVMRAALKSGGVEPEQVGYLEAHGTGTAIGDPIEMEALGRVFGPAHSREHPMVVGSVKTNIGHTEGAAGVAGIIKVVLALQHEEIPAHLNLETPNPNIRWDALPVVVPRKRMSWARGPKRRIAGVTAFGFNGTNAHVLIEEAPLVEAAPVEVATSPQLLLLSARSAPALQALARRYVEHFATEHRHAFGDVCFTANTGRVAFAHRVAVVASSASEARQRLTSFVQGEQLPGVWTGSGRQRPRLAFLFAGWDREWQGWGRRLVESEPVFREAVLHCEGALGRPLVAGLFPERGAAPRPLGPGLALPGMFAVQCGLVQLWRAWGIAPTAVLGVGVGEYAAACAAGVLTWADGMSLVATLGEQLERAAPGAELTVERPERLADVLPRFPDVCLLGLDGEGRGILSGTNATIEAVRAELLQQGIRADPRDTPHAVTLTTWSAARDAVAAAARSKIHDRPRVPWLSALTGRVMESPNAEAWRERSGAPGQWLSAMDALSGHGVSGYLDVGPGAGWMALGQRSRPASAQSWFPSLRAPDDDRTALLKSLAGLVAAGAEVAWSELYRDSAHDKVVLPTSCFQRSRYWFDRPATPDVPSAVPGGDLEALAGQLDLLEQLTDEQVQALLEGQKQRG; encoded by the coding sequence ATGACGACGGATTCCACCACCCCCCGCCTCAGTGACCTGCCGCCGCTGAAGCTGGCGTTGCTGGCGCGCAAGGTCGAGTCGAAGCTGGCGATGGCGTTGAGCGAGCCCATCGCCATCATTGGAATGGGCCTGCGGTTCCCAGGGGGCGCGGACACGCCGGAGTCCTTCTGGGAGTTGTTGAAGGAAGGGAGGGAGGCCATCGCCCCGATTCCTTCATCGCGCTGGGATGTCGACGCGTACTACGACCCGACACCGGGGACGCCGGGGAAGATGTACACGCGTCACGGGGCCTTCATCCGAGGGGTGGAGGACTTCGACCCCCAGTTCTTTGGCATCTCTCCCCGAGAAGCGTCGCGGATGGACCCTCACCAGCGCCTGCTCCTGGAAGTGACCTGGGAGGCATTGGAGCGCGCGGGCCTGTCGGCGGCGGACCTCAAGGGCAGCTCGACGGGGGTGTTCGTCGGGATGATGAACGAGGACTTCTCGCACCTGATGACGGATGCGACGCAGATCGACCTGCACACCGCTTCGGGTTCGGGGTTGAGCGTCGCCGCGGGGAGGCTGGCCTACAGCCTGGGGCTGCAGGGGCCGACGATGGCCGTCGACGCGGCGTGCTCGTCGTCACTGGTCACCGTGCACCTCGCGTGTCAGAGCCTGCGGACCCGCGAGTGCGATTTGGCCCTGGCCGGCGGCATCAGCCTCATCCTGTCTCCGCTCACGTCCGTCGTGAACTGCGCGATGCGCATGCTCTCCGCGAAGGGGCGGTGCAGCACGTTCGACGCCTCGGCGGATGGCTTCGTGCGAGGTGAGGGCTGTGGGATGCTCGTGCTCAAGCGACTGTCGGACGCGGTCGCGGACAGGGACCCCATCCTTGCGTTGTTGCGAGGCTCCGCGACGAATCACAGCGGCCAGTCGAGCGGCCTGACAGTGCCCAATGGCAACGCGCTGGCGAAGGTGATGCGAGCGGCCCTGAAGTCCGGAGGGGTAGAGCCCGAGCAGGTGGGCTACCTGGAGGCCCATGGCACGGGAACGGCCATTGGGGACCCTATCGAGATGGAGGCGCTGGGCCGCGTCTTCGGGCCCGCGCATTCACGTGAGCATCCGATGGTCGTCGGCTCCGTGAAGACGAACATCGGCCATACCGAAGGCGCGGCGGGTGTGGCGGGAATCATCAAGGTCGTGCTCGCGCTGCAACACGAGGAGATCCCCGCGCACCTGAACCTGGAGACGCCGAATCCCAACATCCGCTGGGATGCGCTGCCCGTCGTCGTGCCGCGGAAGCGAATGAGCTGGGCGCGAGGGCCGAAGCGGCGAATCGCCGGAGTGACGGCGTTCGGCTTCAACGGAACGAACGCGCACGTGCTCATCGAAGAAGCACCTCTCGTCGAGGCCGCACCGGTGGAGGTCGCAACGTCCCCTCAGCTCCTGCTGCTGTCGGCCCGCTCCGCGCCCGCGCTCCAGGCCTTGGCGCGGCGCTATGTGGAGCACTTCGCGACGGAACATCGGCATGCTTTTGGTGATGTCTGCTTCACGGCCAACACGGGCCGGGTTGCGTTCGCACATCGGGTCGCCGTCGTGGCGTCGAGTGCCAGCGAGGCCCGCCAGCGGCTCACGAGCTTCGTGCAGGGGGAACAGCTGCCGGGCGTGTGGACCGGTTCCGGACGGCAGCGGCCCCGACTGGCGTTCCTGTTCGCGGGGTGGGATCGGGAATGGCAGGGGTGGGGACGGCGACTCGTCGAGTCCGAGCCTGTCTTCCGGGAGGCAGTCCTCCACTGTGAGGGCGCGCTGGGCCGTCCTCTCGTCGCAGGACTCTTCCCCGAGCGAGGGGCGGCTCCACGGCCGCTGGGACCAGGGCTCGCGCTTCCGGGGATGTTCGCGGTGCAGTGTGGACTGGTGCAGCTGTGGAGGGCGTGGGGCATCGCGCCCACGGCGGTGTTGGGTGTCGGCGTGGGGGAGTACGCGGCGGCCTGTGCCGCGGGTGTGCTCACCTGGGCGGACGGCATGTCGCTCGTGGCGACGTTGGGCGAGCAACTCGAGCGCGCGGCTCCCGGTGCTGAGCTGACGGTCGAGCGACCCGAGCGTCTCGCGGATGTCCTCCCGAGGTTCCCGGACGTATGCCTGTTGGGGCTCGATGGAGAGGGGCGCGGCATTCTCTCCGGCACGAACGCGACCATCGAAGCGGTGCGGGCGGAGCTGCTTCAGCAAGGGATTCGTGCCGACCCGCGCGACACACCGCATGCAGTCACCCTGACGACCTGGAGCGCGGCGCGTGATGCCGTGGCTGCTGCGGCACGCTCGAAGATCCACGATCGACCTCGGGTCCCCTGGCTCTCGGCGCTCACGGGAAGGGTGATGGAGTCGCCCAACGCGGAGGCCTGGCGAGAGCGCTCGGGAGCTCCGGGGCAATGGCTCAGCGCGATGGATGCGTTGAGCGGGCACGGAGTGAGCGGATATCTGGACGTGGGCCCCGGCGCGGGCTGGATGGCCCTGGGGCAGCGAAGCCGTCCCGCGTCAGCGCAATCCTGGTTCCCCAGCTTGCGCGCACCGGACGACGACAGGACAGCGCTCCTCAAGAGCCTCGCGGGCCTGGTGGCCGCGGGGGCTGAAGTCGCGTGGTCGGAGCTCTATCGAGACAGCGCCCACGACAAGGTGGTGCTCCCGACGAGCTGTTTCCAGCGCAGTCGGTACTGGTTCGATCGCCCCGCGACGCCCGATGTGCCCTCAGCCGTGCCAGGAGGGGACCTCGAAGCGTTGGCGGGACAGCTCGACCTGCTCGAACAGCTCACGGACGAGCAGGTCCAGGCGTTGCTGGAAGGCCAGAAGCAAAGAGGCTGA
- a CDS encoding acyl carrier protein has protein sequence MNQTQLLASLTRYIAEEILEGEAEELLPSTPLLELGILNSLETARMMSFIEKQYGITIPADAMRVENLATLSAITAMVQACAQPPQR, from the coding sequence GTGAATCAGACTCAGCTTCTCGCCAGTTTGACCCGGTACATCGCCGAAGAGATTCTCGAAGGTGAGGCGGAGGAGCTCCTGCCCTCCACTCCCTTGCTCGAACTCGGCATCCTGAACTCGCTGGAGACAGCGCGGATGATGAGCTTCATCGAGAAGCAATACGGCATCACCATCCCCGCGGACGCGATGCGCGTGGAGAACCTCGCCACGCTGTCCGCAATCACAGCCATGGTCCAAGCCTGCGCGCAGCCCCCCCAGCGGTAG
- a CDS encoding peptidylprolyl isomerase → MTQAELAEESARLPSPLREQFERPAGQREFVRSMIDKRLLAQEARVRGLHQKPEIHKQVQALEERLVIQELLAAEEKAAGTPGEQALREYYQQHRDELAQPERLRLARVQVVVPPGATATQRAQAKQKAERLAQRLKSGEALEKVAADGDGRGGELGWVARGDLSDRELESAAFSLKKVGDTSAVVAEAKGYSVVRLLERREARVPAFEEVRAEVEGRALPQWKRKVLEGLLARLREAGSVSIDMPVAP, encoded by the coding sequence GTGACGCAGGCGGAACTGGCCGAGGAGTCGGCCCGACTGCCCTCCCCCTTGCGTGAGCAGTTCGAGCGCCCCGCCGGGCAGCGCGAGTTCGTGCGCTCGATGATCGACAAGCGCCTGTTGGCCCAGGAGGCCCGGGTCCGCGGCCTCCATCAGAAGCCGGAGATCCACAAGCAGGTGCAGGCCCTGGAGGAGCGCCTGGTCATCCAGGAGTTGCTCGCGGCCGAGGAGAAAGCCGCGGGCACGCCGGGTGAACAGGCCCTGCGCGAGTACTACCAGCAGCACCGCGACGAACTCGCCCAACCCGAGCGCCTGCGGCTCGCGCGGGTGCAGGTGGTGGTGCCGCCCGGTGCGACGGCGACGCAGCGCGCCCAGGCGAAGCAGAAGGCCGAGCGACTGGCACAGCGCCTGAAGTCGGGTGAGGCGCTGGAGAAGGTGGCGGCGGATGGGGATGGACGGGGCGGGGAGCTGGGCTGGGTGGCCCGGGGAGACCTGTCGGACCGCGAGCTGGAAAGCGCGGCGTTCAGCTTGAAGAAGGTGGGAGACACCAGCGCGGTGGTGGCGGAGGCGAAGGGGTACTCGGTGGTGCGACTGCTGGAGCGCCGGGAGGCGAGGGTGCCCGCGTTCGAGGAGGTGAGGGCGGAGGTGGAGGGGCGCGCGCTGCCGCAGTGGAAGCGAAAGGTTCTGGAAGGATTGCTGGCCCGGCTGCGTGAGGCGGGCTCGGTGAGCATCGACATGCCAGTGGCGCCCTGA
- a CDS encoding peptidylprolyl isomerase, with the protein MAEVGKRDVLDADVTAYIASRSSRDRPTPAEALDALVGRSLLAEEARRAGLDKDPDLQARQRASERELLAQALLEKRLAEASTESKLRERYAATRERLGRREVHVRQLLIRVPPSADEQARAQAQSRMNGLFARLAGGAPFEKVARESSEDPSTAARGGDLGPVLEGQVDDVFFEEAARLAKGERSRPFATPYGLYLLEAVEPVKQVVPSFDEARGKLEAEARREAQERLLEELRARIPVKLYPERLSQDGAPSSGGGGTRDAGRGR; encoded by the coding sequence ATGGCCGAGGTTGGCAAGAGGGACGTGCTGGACGCGGATGTCACGGCCTACATCGCTTCGCGCAGCTCGAGGGACCGTCCGACGCCTGCGGAGGCACTCGATGCACTGGTGGGGCGCAGCCTCCTCGCGGAGGAGGCTCGGCGAGCCGGGCTCGACAAGGATCCGGACCTCCAAGCGCGGCAGCGCGCGTCCGAGCGCGAGTTGCTTGCGCAGGCACTCTTGGAGAAGCGTCTGGCGGAGGCGAGCACGGAGTCGAAGCTTCGCGAGCGCTACGCGGCGACGCGAGAGCGGCTCGGCCGCCGCGAGGTCCATGTCCGCCAGCTGCTGATCCGCGTTCCACCGTCGGCGGATGAGCAGGCCCGAGCTCAGGCGCAGTCTCGGATGAATGGCCTGTTCGCTCGACTCGCGGGAGGAGCGCCTTTCGAGAAGGTCGCGCGCGAAAGCTCCGAGGACCCGAGCACCGCCGCACGGGGCGGAGATCTGGGGCCCGTGCTGGAGGGACAGGTCGACGACGTGTTCTTCGAGGAGGCTGCGCGGCTCGCCAAGGGGGAGCGCTCCCGTCCGTTCGCGACGCCGTACGGTTTGTATCTCCTGGAGGCGGTGGAGCCTGTGAAGCAAGTGGTTCCGAGCTTCGATGAGGCGCGCGGGAAGTTGGAGGCAGAGGCTCGCCGCGAGGCGCAGGAACGGTTGCTGGAGGAACTCCGGGCGCGAATCCCCGTGAAGCTCTACCCGGAGCGGCTCAGCCAGGATGGAGCCCCCTCCAGTGGCGGCGGGGGGACGAGGGACGCGGGGCGTGGGCGATGA